From a single Lentisphaera profundi genomic region:
- the kdsB gene encoding 3-deoxy-manno-octulosonate cytidylyltransferase — protein sequence MTIVAVIPARYGSTRFPGKPLALISGRPMIQWTYEKAAASKVDKVIVATDNQQIFDCVKAFGGEVVMTRSDHPTGTDRIAEAVQGIDCELIINLQGDEPLLPTEVIDELVDRMLASPEVNMGTVAVKKDFSSEQYTNPNNVKVVLDNHQQALYFSRCAIPFSRNQPEEGDSIYLHWGIYAYRRKLLFDFITWPQGSLEKIESLEQLRVLEHGEKILVAISDRESVGVDTPEDVAKVEQLLKVQNS from the coding sequence ATGACAATAGTAGCCGTAATTCCCGCAAGATATGGAAGTACACGTTTCCCGGGGAAACCTCTAGCCCTGATTTCTGGGCGACCTATGATTCAATGGACTTATGAAAAAGCGGCTGCTTCTAAAGTAGATAAAGTCATTGTTGCGACCGATAATCAGCAAATATTTGATTGCGTCAAAGCATTTGGCGGCGAGGTAGTCATGACTAGGAGTGATCATCCCACTGGGACAGATAGAATTGCTGAAGCAGTGCAAGGGATTGATTGTGAGCTTATTATTAACCTACAAGGTGATGAGCCCTTATTGCCAACAGAAGTTATAGATGAACTCGTGGATCGTATGTTGGCGTCCCCTGAAGTGAATATGGGAACCGTGGCCGTAAAAAAAGATTTTTCTAGTGAGCAATATACAAATCCAAATAATGTAAAAGTAGTCTTAGATAATCATCAACAAGCGCTTTATTTTTCTCGTTGCGCAATTCCATTTAGTCGTAATCAGCCAGAAGAAGGTGATAGTATTTATCTTCATTGGGGGATTTATGCTTACCGTCGCAAACTACTTTTTGATTTTATTACTTGGCCACAAGGCAGCTTAGAAAAAATAGAATCACTTGAACAACTACGTGTTTTGGAACATGGTGAGAAGATACTCGTAGCCATAAGTGATCGTGAAAGTGTCGGTGTGGATACTCCCGAGGATGTGGCAAAAGTTGAACAATTATTGAAGGTACAAAATTCATGA
- the lptB gene encoding LPS export ABC transporter ATP-binding protein — protein sequence MDYIIKAEGLVKEYKKKRVVKGVSFNVERGQIVGLLGPNGAGKTTSFYMVVGLVRPEEGKVLFNGENVTKLPMYKRARMGMGYLAQEPSVFRRLSVKDNIMAILEMLKLDKAERVKRMHNLIDELGLEKVADQAAVTLSGGERRRLEIARALVTNPSFLMLDEPFAGVDPIAVSEVQKIIRRLKDRGISILITDHSVRDMLSIVDYGYIMNKGELLCEGTSEFLVTDKKACEIYLGSDFEI from the coding sequence ATGGATTACATTATAAAAGCTGAAGGCTTGGTCAAAGAATATAAGAAAAAACGTGTTGTAAAAGGCGTTTCTTTCAATGTAGAAAGAGGTCAAATTGTTGGCTTACTTGGGCCTAATGGTGCAGGTAAAACCACTTCTTTTTATATGGTAGTGGGACTTGTACGTCCAGAAGAAGGGAAAGTACTCTTTAATGGTGAAAATGTAACTAAGCTCCCGATGTATAAACGTGCTCGTATGGGCATGGGCTACCTCGCTCAAGAACCTTCTGTTTTTAGACGACTTAGCGTGAAAGACAATATCATGGCCATTCTTGAAATGCTAAAATTAGATAAGGCTGAGCGCGTTAAACGCATGCATAATCTAATTGATGAATTGGGCTTAGAAAAAGTTGCCGATCAGGCTGCAGTCACTCTTTCTGGTGGTGAACGTCGCCGTTTAGAGATTGCTCGTGCTTTAGTGACAAACCCAAGTTTTCTGATGCTAGATGAACCTTTTGCGGGAGTTGATCCCATCGCTGTAAGTGAAGTTCAGAAAATCATACGTCGTTTAAAAGATCGTGGTATCTCGATTCTCATTACTGACCATTCTGTTCGCGATATGCTTTCGATCGTTGACTATGGTTATATCATGAATAAAGGCGAACTTCTATGTGAAGGCACGAGTGAATTCTTAGTGACAGATAAAAAAGCTTGCGAGATATATTTAGGTTCAGATTTCGAGATTTAA
- the sfsA gene encoding DNA/RNA nuclease SfsA, whose protein sequence is MTFESDLIPGKLIKRWKRFLSEIELETGEIVRAHCPNSGRMTQCMETGAPVLIRFVDDPKRKLKYTWELVHTGSHWVCINTMRANQVIKEALINKALPEFAKYAKIQPEYKVGKSRIDFFLENDDEKCFIEVKSVSYIEGDQCCFPDAPTSRGLKHLHELMELKKEGHRAVMLFLTMSDQPKYFKPATHVDPAYAQALKDAALAGVEILVYTCHSSAESMTLASKIPYSL, encoded by the coding sequence ATGACTTTTGAATCTGACTTAATCCCCGGAAAACTCATTAAACGCTGGAAACGCTTCCTCTCTGAAATAGAACTGGAAACGGGCGAAATAGTCAGAGCTCACTGTCCCAATTCTGGTCGTATGACTCAATGCATGGAAACGGGTGCTCCCGTACTTATTAGATTTGTCGATGACCCAAAGCGCAAACTCAAGTATACCTGGGAACTTGTACATACCGGCAGCCACTGGGTGTGCATTAACACCATGCGGGCTAACCAAGTTATCAAGGAAGCCTTAATCAATAAAGCCCTGCCTGAATTTGCTAAGTACGCAAAGATTCAGCCCGAATATAAAGTCGGAAAATCACGGATAGATTTTTTTCTAGAAAATGATGATGAAAAATGCTTTATTGAAGTTAAGTCGGTAAGCTACATCGAGGGTGATCAATGCTGCTTTCCCGATGCCCCTACAAGCCGTGGACTGAAGCACCTTCATGAACTGATGGAACTTAAAAAAGAAGGTCATCGTGCGGTGATGCTTTTTCTCACCATGTCAGATCAGCCAAAATATTTTAAGCCCGCTACACATGTTGACCCCGCATATGCACAGGCTTTAAAGGACGCGGCTCTCGCAGGTGTAGAAATATTAGTCTACACCTGCCATAGCTCAGCAGAATCAATGACTCTTGCGAGTAAGATCCCCTACTCTCTCTAA
- a CDS encoding LPS export ABC transporter periplasmic protein LptC has protein sequence MKFIFLMVLFLFSVQAETQLKIKNARYSDVDETGFKKMDLLADEARFYGQDIKLTKYTLNIYQKKGTPILIKSPSCLYDQGAQKIKSTEKVSITFNEGKIDGVGYDVAVNDQNIRIRSQVKAVFKVSKQEKKKETKK, from the coding sequence ATGAAGTTTATTTTTCTGATGGTATTATTTTTGTTTTCAGTTCAGGCTGAAACACAATTAAAGATAAAAAATGCTCGTTATTCCGATGTTGACGAAACAGGATTTAAGAAAATGGATCTATTGGCAGATGAAGCACGCTTTTATGGTCAAGATATTAAATTAACTAAGTATACTTTGAATATCTATCAGAAAAAAGGAACGCCAATTTTGATTAAAAGCCCCAGTTGCTTATATGATCAAGGCGCACAAAAAATTAAATCGACTGAGAAAGTAAGTATTACTTTTAATGAAGGTAAAATTGATGGTGTGGGTTATGATGTTGCGGTTAATGATCAAAATATAAGAATTCGCAGTCAAGTCAAAGCTGTTTTTAAAGTAAGTAAACAAGAGAAAAAGAAAGAGACAAAGAAATGA
- a CDS encoding LptA/OstA family protein yields the protein MKQFLIVLLFAMVLSAQETEAIKSVEQDSKLEKPLSDKETLKSKEGEKDTTGAKEGEKDTTGAKKPEVKKVPLRIQASSSSYNSKKGIAIFKRNVVVEDGDFYLECDEMHIFYSKAIKATEATAKQKATPATKGGIEKIVAIDNVKIRQSPNTATSDKAVYLLKDQTITLTGNPILISEDGQKMKSDHFVIHRDSETIESGPITIESDNSLEKAK from the coding sequence ATGAAACAATTTTTAATCGTTCTACTGTTCGCGATGGTATTAAGTGCCCAAGAAACTGAAGCCATAAAGTCAGTAGAACAAGATTCAAAGCTAGAGAAACCGCTAAGTGACAAAGAAACACTTAAATCTAAAGAAGGCGAAAAAGATACGACAGGCGCTAAAGAAGGCGAAAAAGATACGACAGGCGCTAAAAAACCCGAAGTGAAAAAAGTTCCCTTGCGTATTCAAGCCTCATCTTCGAGCTACAACAGTAAAAAAGGCATAGCTATTTTTAAGCGCAATGTCGTTGTAGAAGATGGCGATTTTTATTTAGAATGTGATGAAATGCATATCTTTTATTCGAAAGCAATAAAAGCGACCGAGGCGACTGCGAAACAAAAAGCAACACCAGCGACTAAGGGTGGAATTGAAAAAATTGTCGCTATTGACAATGTAAAAATCCGTCAATCACCTAATACGGCGACCTCAGACAAAGCCGTCTACTTACTCAAAGACCAAACCATTACTCTCACAGGCAATCCCATTTTGATTTCAGAAGATGGACAGAAAATGAAATCTGATCATTTTGTTATTCATCGCGATAGTGAAACCATCGAGTCGGGACCTATTACAATTGAAAGTGATAATAGCCTAGAGAAGGCTAAATAA
- the rsmG gene encoding 16S rRNA (guanine(527)-N(7))-methyltransferase RsmG, whose protein sequence is MINLQESDAPLAELNIKLPQGFSEKAEEIYQVVTKINETHNLTRITSLEDFKIRHLIDSISSIGYYPELATDAIKILDLGCGGGFPCIPLAAYNPKLDITGLDSEGMKVKCVAQAAKELGLDNLKTIHARGRELAIKEEHKASYDLVTARAVATADKLIKECRQFLKPKGRILLYKTPDAIKKEDKLTQREAKKYKFDIELSPIFTLPNDAGERQFIVFHSQR, encoded by the coding sequence ATGATTAACCTTCAAGAAAGTGATGCTCCGCTAGCAGAGCTCAATATTAAGCTCCCCCAGGGTTTTTCTGAGAAAGCCGAAGAAATCTATCAAGTTGTGACCAAGATTAATGAAACTCATAATCTAACCCGTATAACTTCACTTGAAGACTTCAAGATTCGCCATTTGATTGATAGCATTAGCTCCATTGGCTACTACCCCGAATTGGCCACTGATGCCATTAAAATCCTCGACCTCGGTTGCGGTGGTGGCTTCCCCTGTATTCCTCTTGCCGCTTATAATCCAAAACTCGATATCACCGGATTGGATTCAGAAGGCATGAAAGTTAAATGTGTGGCTCAAGCTGCAAAAGAACTTGGTCTAGATAATTTAAAAACTATCCATGCTAGAGGACGAGAACTCGCTATTAAAGAAGAACACAAAGCGAGTTACGACCTCGTTACGGCTCGAGCGGTGGCCACTGCCGATAAACTCATTAAAGAATGTCGACAATTCCTCAAGCCTAAAGGTCGCATTCTACTCTATAAAACTCCTGATGCTATTAAAAAAGAAGATAAGCTCACTCAACGGGAAGCCAAAAAATATAAATTTGATATCGAGCTGAGTCCTATCTTCACTCTACCTAATGATGCTGGCGAACGTCAGTTCATTGTTTTTCATTCACAAAGATGA
- a CDS encoding RNA polymerase sigma factor, which translates to MSDNYITRQSLLMRACDGDDLKAWEEFLEFYRNFIYFLLRKMNINVNDIDDLYQRITMHLWKSLPKYDNSKGKFRSWLSTVARNEVLNYFRSNKNKKLEFTAEEPIIIDEPHIDEIIEKEWENFILQTALKNLESVFSGQAIEVFKLSLEGNSHHQISEKTEIKIDSVKVLKSRVKSRCVEEIKRLIHEYSD; encoded by the coding sequence GTGAGTGATAATTACATAACACGCCAATCTTTATTAATGCGAGCCTGTGATGGAGATGACCTTAAAGCCTGGGAAGAATTTTTAGAGTTTTATAGAAACTTTATTTATTTCCTTCTTCGTAAGATGAATATTAACGTCAATGATATTGATGATCTTTATCAGCGAATTACTATGCACTTATGGAAGTCACTTCCCAAATATGACAATAGTAAAGGCAAATTCCGCAGTTGGCTTTCAACTGTCGCGCGCAATGAAGTATTAAATTACTTTAGATCAAATAAAAATAAAAAATTAGAATTTACTGCTGAAGAACCGATTATAATTGACGAGCCTCATATTGATGAGATAATCGAAAAGGAATGGGAAAATTTCATTCTCCAAACGGCCCTGAAAAATCTAGAAAGTGTTTTTTCAGGTCAAGCCATTGAAGTTTTTAAGCTGAGCTTAGAAGGCAACTCTCATCACCAAATTAGCGAAAAAACTGAAATAAAAATTGATTCTGTGAAAGTTTTGAAGAGCCGAGTTAAAAGTCGTTGTGTTGAGGAAATTAAAAGGCTGATTCATGAGTATTCAGACTGA